Proteins encoded together in one Cyprinus carpio isolate SPL01 chromosome B14, ASM1834038v1, whole genome shotgun sequence window:
- the LOC109102732 gene encoding LOW QUALITY PROTEIN: xaa-Pro aminopeptidase 2-like (The sequence of the model RefSeq protein was modified relative to this genomic sequence to represent the inferred CDS: substituted 3 bases at 3 genomic stop codons), whose product MYFQIGHTNPCTHTRTDSQDRNSRALLSHSVCGLAWSRWSKMSSSGWILAVCLVVLGGRYAVWAKEVSGSERNCSAIPPYLPPTAVNTTLRLRDLRASMIPLNISAYIIPATDAHLSEYIAPRDARLAWMSGFTGSAGTAVITQNKAVLWTDSRYWIQAERQMDCNWELQRDASIRSITNWLILEIPEGDQVGFDPFLFSVDIFDVYSTNLAPAGRILKSIPDNLVDKIWTGRPPLPPDNPIRLPDNVIERTWPMKVDQIRAQISDNPYKPTAVLLSALDETAWLFNLRGNDIPFNPFFYSYTLLSMDEIWLFVHIERITEELKVYLNTSCYHSYCVQLLEYSSVRTYLQSYLQRPNVRVWVGTEYTNQALYELITPEDKRLTSTYSPVLTTKAVKDATEQRILKEAHVRDAVAVMQLLMWLEKKVPEGTENELTAAHFVDQCRSKQKNSRGPSFETISASGPNAALAHYSPSNETARKLSVDEMYLVDSGGQYLDGTTDITRTVHWGKPTDFQKEAYTRVLMGNIEISRTIFPAGTRGVNMEMLGRRALWEVGLNYGHGTGHGVGNYFAIQXIXILIXKMLDWPVGFQSNNIPFQEGMFTSIEPGYYKENDFGIRIEDIAVTVPAITKYGNNYLTFETVSLVPYDRKLINTSLLSPEQLHWLNKYYETIRSMVGPELERQALKEEYDWMMKHTAPFLTAGASAVISSVTLLVTVLPSVLLYNLL is encoded by the exons ATGTATTTTCAGATAGGACATACAAACCcttgtacacacacacgcacagactcACAAGACAGGAACTCTCGTGCCCTGCTGTCACACTCTGTGTGTGGACTTGCTTGGAGCAGATGGTCTAAAATGAGCTCCTCAGGCTGGATACTGGCTGTGTGTCTTGTGGTCTT AGGAGGCAGATATGCTGTGTGGGCCAAAGAAGTCTCAGGCAGTGAGAGGAACTGTTCAGCAATTCCTCCG TATTTGCCACCAACAGCTGTAAACACGACTTTGAGGCTTCGTGATCTAAGAGCATCCATGATCCCCTTGAACATCTCAGCCTACATCATCCCAGCCACAGATGCTCATCTG AGTGAGTACATCGCCCCCAGAGATGCGAGGTTGGCCTGGATGTCTGGCTTCACTGGCTCTGCAG GAACAGCAGTAATTACTCAAAACAAGGCTGTTTTGTGGACCGATAGCCGCTACTGGATTCAGGCAGAGAGACAAATGGACTGTAACTGGGAGCTACAGCGAGATG CCTCTATTCGCAGCATTACCAACTGGCTAATCTTAGAGATCCCTGAGGGAGATCAGGTGGGCTTTGACCCATTCCTCTTCTCTGTAG ACATTTTTGACGTTTACAGCACCAACCTGGCTCCAGCGGGCCGGATCCTGAAGTCTATTCCTGATAACCTGGTGGATAAAATATGGACAGGTCGACCTCCTCTGCCTCCTGACAACCCCATACGCTTACCTGACAATGTCATCG AAAGGACCTGGCCAATGAAAGTAGATCAGATCCGAGCCCAAATAAGTGACAATCCATACAAGCCCACCGCTGTGCTGCTTTCAGCTCTGGACGAGACCGCAT GGCTGTTTAATCTACGAGGAAACGACATCCCTTTTAATCCATTCTTCTATTCTTACACTCTGCTGTCAATGGATGAGATATG GCTCTTTGTGCACATTGAACGAATAACAGAAGAGTTGAAGGTGTACCTGAACACGTCATGCTACCATTCCTATTGTGTGCAGCTGCTTGAGTACAGCTCTGTGCGCACGTACCTGCAGTCCTATCTACAGAGACCCAATGTGAGGGTGTGGGTGGGAACAGAGTACACCAACCAAGCCCTGTATGAGCTCATCACTCCTGAG GACAAACGTCTGACCAGCACCTACTCTCCAGTACTGACCACAAAAGCAGTGAAAGATGCGACTGAGCAGCGTATTCTCAAAGAGGCTCAT GTTAGGGATGCAGTCGCAGTCATGCAGCTTCTTATGTGGCTAGAGAAGAAAGTTCCAGAAGGCACAGAGAACGAACTTACAGCAGCACATTTTGTCGATCAGTGTCGCAG CAAACAGAAGAACAGCAGAGGGCCTAGTTTTGAGACCATTTCTGCAAGTGGACCTAATGCTGCTCTTGCTCACTACAG TCCATCTAATGAAACTGCAAGGAAGCTGTCAGTGGATGAGATGTATCTGGTTGACTCTGGAGGACAGTACCT TGATGGTACTACTGATATAACGCGTACTGTGCACTGGGGTaaacccactgactttcaaaaG GAGGCCTACACAAGAGTGCTCATGGGAAATATTGAGATTTCAAGAACCATCTTTCCTGCTGGAACTAGAG GCGTGAACATGGAGATGCTGGGACGAAGAGCATTGTGGGAAGTTGGTTTAAATTATGGTCATGGGACAGGTCATGGTGTCGGCAACTACTTTGCTAttcaatgaatttaaatattaatctgaAAAATGTTAGATT GGCCTGTGGGTTTTCAGTCCAATAATATTCCATTTCAAGAGGGGATGTTCACATCAATTG AACCTGGTTATTACAAGGAGAATGACTTTGGTATAAGGATAGAGGACATTGCTGTGACTGTTCCAGCTATAACAAAG tatggCAACAATTACTTGACATTTGAAACTGTCTCACTGGTGCCTTATGACAGAAAACTGATCAACACATCTCTTCTAAGTCCTGAGCAG CTGCACTGGCTGAACAAGTACTATGAGACCATCCGGAGCATGGTGGGTCCTGAGCTGGAGAGGCAGGCGCTGAAGGAGGAGTATGACTGGATGATGAAGCATACGGCACCCTTCCTTACAGCTGGAGCCTCAGCTGTCATCTCCTCAGTCACACTGCTAGTAACAGTGCTGCCCTCCGTTTTACTGTATAACCTGTTGTAA